A segment of the Desulfofundulus kuznetsovii DSM 6115 genome:
ATAACCCTCCCAGAGGTGAATTTTCCGCCCCGTTTGCCTGGCCACGTATTGCCCCAGGTTCTCATCGGGGATGAAAAGTACCGGCCGGTCCTCCGGCAGCGAGGAAACGATCTTCACCGCATTGGCACTGGTACAGCACACGTCGCTTTCGGCCTTAACGGCGGCCGAGGTATTCACATAGCAGACCACTATGACCCCGGGGATTTCCTTTTTCCTCTCCCTCAGGGCTTCCACGGTCACCATATCGGCCATGGGACAGCCGGCTTTGATCTCGGGCAGGAGCACAATTTTGTCGGGAGACAAAATGGCCGCACTTTCGGCCATGAAGTGGACGCCGCAAAAAACAATGACTTCCGCGTCGGTTTTGGCGGCCTGCTGGGACAGTCCCAGGGAATCCCCTACAAAGTCGGCAATTTCCTGTACCTCCGGGCGCTGATAGACGTGGCTTAAAATTACAGCCCGTCGTTCTTTTTTCAATCGTTTAATTTCTTCAGATAAGTAACGAATTTTATCTTCAGTAGACATAGTTTCACTCCTTAACCGTTTAAACCATGACTATTCAGAGCAAAAACCACATCCTACCATGGCGCCCACGGAAAAATAACCGCAAAAAGCAACCGAAAATGTCTACAATCATGAGATAATTCTAACCACAGGCGTTGAGAATTGTCAAGAGCCAGGTCGTTACGTACACCTTATCATCAGAAATGCTTTTGGTAAAAAACCCCCGACGGGGGTGTTGCAGGATAAATCATCTCCCAGTTAGGCACGGCGGGCGGGGTTATTTTCTACCTTAATTAATTGCCCTTTGGTATACCGTTTGGATCCCAGCCGCGCAGGCGGTAGTAGTCGTCCAGCATGGTATCCAGTTCCTGCCTGGTGATGATGTCCCGCCCGCCGTTAATCGGTTCGTCGAAGAACCTGGCCGGCAGCATATCGTCCGCCCGGGTGGCGCCTTCCCTGGTGTTGAAGAGGCGCGTGGCGGTGACAATCCGGTTGGCCAGCCGGGCCAGCTCCTCCCGGGTGTACTCCCAGCCGGTGCTGCCCTTGATCATGGCCACCAGGTCGTCCCACTGGATCAGGTCGCGGAAAAAGACGCAGAAAATCATGGTGTTGAACACCGTCAGCCGGTTTTCAAACTCAATGAAGAGGGCGGCTTTCCCCTCGGTGGTGGAGGGGTCGATCATCCCGCTTAATTCCGGCTTGTAAAAGGTGGCCCGCAGGTGGCAGGCACCCCTGGGCGAGGTGGCGTAGGCCAGGCCCATCCCCTTCAGCACCCGGGGGTCATAACCGGCCGGCTCCAGCCCCTTGACATGAATGGCCAGGTCCTCCAGGCCCAGCTCAGCGGCGGCGTGTTTTATCCCCCGGGCCAGCAATTCCCCCGGGCCGCGGGCGTAGGCCATATCCTCCAGCAGACGGGCTGCTCCTTCAGCATCCCCGTAGGCGGGATAACCCTTTACCCGGCCCCTTTCCCGGGCCTCCATCATCAGGGCCACCAGGTTGCCGGCGGTAATGGTGTCCATGCCCAGCCGGTCGCACAGGTCGTTGAGGTAGATTACCTCGTCCAGGCTGTTGATGCCGCACAACCCGCCGAAGGCATAGATGGTTTCGTACTCGGGGCCTTCCAGCTTCAAGCCGGCGTGTTTTCCTTCCTTCACCGTGGTCAGCTTGCCGCAGGTCAGGAAGCAGTTGGGGCAGGCCCTGGGCTTCACTTCAAAATTCTCGAGCAGCGTATCACCGCTCAGGTTTTCCCAGTGGAGGCCGGTGCCCATGGACCAGTAGCGGGCCGGAAACGCCCCGGCGTCGTTCATGATCCGCAC
Coding sequences within it:
- a CDS encoding aldehyde ferredoxin oxidoreductase family protein; the encoded protein is MYGFYGKILRVDLTNKFFAVENLPADIYKEYLGGKGLGTYLLLRDVEPGIDPLSPDNKLIITTGPATGTVLPGSSRYGVFSKSPLTGLYAESYAGGRVAPAIRRTGYDAVIVEGASDAPVYVEISDRGVVFRDASHLWGKDTYATEDAVLAEVGQKGAQAVVIGPAGENRVRFACIENNYWRSAGRTGMGAVMGSKKLKALVFHGEAGCEAADPALLQEAARRIREKGRDNPGVKAYQTYGTTMMVRIMNDAGAFPARYWSMGTGLHWENLSGDTLLENFEVKPRACPNCFLTCGKLTTVKEGKHAGLKLEGPEYETIYAFGGLCGINSLDEVIYLNDLCDRLGMDTITAGNLVALMMEARERGRVKGYPAYGDAEGAARLLEDMAYARGPGELLARGIKHAAAELGLEDLAIHVKGLEPAGYDPRVLKGMGLAYATSPRGACHLRATFYKPELSGMIDPSTTEGKAALFIEFENRLTVFNTMIFCVFFRDLIQWDDLVAMIKGSTGWEYTREELARLANRIVTATRLFNTREGATRADDMLPARFFDEPINGGRDIITRQELDTMLDDYYRLRGWDPNGIPKGN
- the nadA gene encoding quinolinate synthase NadA, which produces MSTEDKIRYLSEEIKRLKKERRAVILSHVYQRPEVQEIADFVGDSLGLSQQAAKTDAEVIVFCGVHFMAESAAILSPDKIVLLPEIKAGCPMADMVTVEALRERKKEIPGVIVVCYVNTSAAVKAESDVCCTSANAVKIVSSLPEDRPVLFIPDENLGQYVARQTGRKIHLWEGYCSTHDKLFAEDVLAAREAHPNALVLVHPECRPEVIDLADAVASTTGMIRFARESDAREFIICTETGILHQFRKQCPDKEFYLASDKLICPNMKATTLEKVHRALVTLEPRVTVPPEIREKALRSLERMLAVT